The following coding sequences are from one Vulpes vulpes isolate BD-2025 chromosome 12, VulVul3, whole genome shotgun sequence window:
- the SIGMAR1 gene encoding sigma non-opioid intracellular receptor 1 isoform X1, with the protein MQWAVGRRWAWAALLLAAAAVLAQVVWLWLGTQSFVFQREEIAQLARQYAGLDHELAFSRLIVELRRLHPGHVLPDEELQWVFVNAGGWMGAMCLLHASLSEYVLLFGTALGSRGHSGRYWAEISDTIISGTFHQWREGTTKRETVVHGPGEATAVEWGPNTWMVEYGRGVIPSTLAFALADTIFSTQDFLTLFYTLRAYARGLRLEFTTYLFGQDP; encoded by the exons ATGCAGTGGGCAGTGGGCCGGCGGTGGGCGTGGGCCGCGCTGCTCTTGGCTGCCGCAGCGGTGCTGGCCCAGGTGGTCTGGCTCTGGCTGGGCACGCAGAGCTTCGTCTTCCAGCGCGAAGAGATCGCGCAGCTGGCCCGGCAGTACGCGG GGCTGGACCACGAGCTGGCTTTCTCTCGGCTGATCGTGGAGCTACGGCGGCTGCACCCAGGCCACGTGTTGCCCGACGAGGAGCTGCAGTGGGTGTTCGTGAACGCGGGCGGCTGGATGGGCGCCATGTGCCTTCTGCACGCCTCGCTGTCCGAGTACGTGCTGCTCTTCGGCACCGCCCTGGGCTCTCGCGGCCACTCGG GGCGCTATTGGGCTGAGATCTCCGACACCATCATCTCTGGCACCTTCCACCAGTGGAGAGAGGGCACTACCAAAA GAGAGACCGTGGTGCATGGGCCTGGTGAGGCAACAGCTGTGGAGTGGGGACCAAACACATGGATGGTGGAGTATGGCCGGGGTGTCATCCCATCTACCCTGGCCTTCGCGCTGGCTGACACGATCTTCAGCACCCAGGACTTCCTCACACTCTTCTATACTCTTCGAGCCTATGCCCGGGGCCTCCGGCTTGAGTTCACCACCTACCTCTTCGGCCAGGACCCCTGA
- the ARID3C gene encoding AT-rich interactive domain-containing protein 3C isoform X2: MEALQRQQAARLAQGVGPLVPPHPLPPPLPPLPGPRTLQAPEGALGEVGTEEEEDAEEDEEGEEAGAEEEATEESHTGTRGPSSPSSQPPGPHPHEWTYEEQFKQLYELDADPKRKEFLDDLFSFMQKRGTPVNRVPIMAKQVLDLYALFRLVTAKGGLVEVINRKVWREVTRGLSLPTTITSAAFTLRTQYMKYLYPYECETRALSSPGELQAAIDSNRREGRRQAYTAAPLYGLAGPTPRGPPGQISAPAAAAPAPTPSPRPAPGSASGLPAHACAQLSRSPIKKEESGIPAPRLALPVGLALGPAREKLAPEEPPEKRAVLMGHMDPPRPGAPPSFLPRGKVPLREERLDGPLNLAGSGISSINMALEINGVVYTGVLFARRQPVPASQGPTNPAPPLPTGPPSSTSP, encoded by the exons ATGGAGGCCCTGCAGAGGCAGCAGGCAGCCCGACTGGCCCAAGGGGTGGGGCCATTGGTCCCTCCGcacccactgccaccaccactacCTCCCTTGCCCGGCCCCCGGACCCTACAGGCCCCTGAGGGGGCCTTGGGGGAGGTTGggacagaagaagaggaggatgctgaagaggatgaggaaggggaggaagccggggcagaggaggaggcaaCCGAGGAGAGCCATACAGGGACCCGGGGCCCCAGCTCACCTTCCAGCCAACCTCCTGGACCTCATCCCCATGAATGGACCTACGAGGAACAGTTCAAGCAG CTGTACGAGCTTGATGCAGACCCCAAGAGGAAGGAATTTCTGGATGACCTGTTTAGCTTCATGCAGAAGAGGG gGACGCCAGTGAACCGCGTGCCCATCATGGCGAAGCAGGTGCTGGACCTGTACGCGCTCTTTCGCCTGGTGACCGCCAAAGGTGGCCTGGTGGAAGTCATCAACCGCAAGGTGTGGCGGGAGGTCACGCGCGGCCTCAGCCtgcccaccaccatcacctcggCAGCCTTCACTCTACGCACCCA GTACATGAAGTACCTGTACCCCTACGAGTGCGAGACGCGGGCGCTCAGCTCCCCGGGGGAGCTCCAGGCAGCCATCGACAGCAACCGGCGCGAGGGCCGTCGTCAGGCTTATACCGCCGCCCCGCTGTACGGCTTAGCCGGCCCTACCCCTCGGGGACCTCCCGGCCAAATCTCCGCTCCTGCAGCCGCAGCGCCCGCGCCCACGcccagcccccgccctgcccccggcTCCGCCTCCGGCCTACCGGCGCACGCCTGCGCGCAGCTCAGCCGGAGCCCCATTAAGAAAG AGGAAAGTGGAATTCCAGCCCCTCGACTGGCACTGCCTGTGGGCCTGGCTTTGGGGCCTGCAAGGGAGAAATTGGCACCAGAGGAGCCCCCAGAGAAGAGGGCTGTGCTGATGGGGCACATGGATCCACCTCGACCTGGAGCTCCCCCCAGTTTCCTGCCCCGTGGCAAGGTTCCTCTGAGGG AAGAGCGGCTGGATGGGCCTCTTAATCTGGCAGGAAGTGGTATCAGCAGTATCAACATGGCCCTAGAGATCAACGGGGTAGTCTACACTG GTGTCCTGTTTGCCCGTCGCCAGCCTGTGCCAGCTTCCCAGGGCCCAACCAACCCTGCACCTCCTCTCCCTACAGGGCCCCCTTCCAGCACCTCACCCTGA
- the ARID3C gene encoding AT-rich interactive domain-containing protein 3C isoform X1 yields the protein MEALQRQQAARLAQGVGPLVPPHPLPPPLPPLPGPRTLQAPEGALGEVGTEEEEDAEEDEEGEEAGAEEEATEESHTGTRGPSSPSSQPPGPHPHEWTYEEQFKQLYELDADPKRKEFLDDLFSFMQKRGTPVNRVPIMAKQVLDLYALFRLVTAKGGLVEVINRKVWREVTRGLSLPTTITSAAFTLRTQYMKYLYPYECETRALSSPGELQAAIDSNRREGRRQAYTAAPLYGLAGPTPRGPPGQISAPAAAAPAPTPSPRPAPGSASGLPAHACAQLSRSPIKKEESGIPAPRLALPVGLALGPAREKLAPEEPPEKRAVLMGHMDPPRPGAPPSFLPRGKVPLRGVLFARRQPVPASQGPTNPAPPLPTGPPSSTSP from the exons ATGGAGGCCCTGCAGAGGCAGCAGGCAGCCCGACTGGCCCAAGGGGTGGGGCCATTGGTCCCTCCGcacccactgccaccaccactacCTCCCTTGCCCGGCCCCCGGACCCTACAGGCCCCTGAGGGGGCCTTGGGGGAGGTTGggacagaagaagaggaggatgctgaagaggatgaggaaggggaggaagccggggcagaggaggaggcaaCCGAGGAGAGCCATACAGGGACCCGGGGCCCCAGCTCACCTTCCAGCCAACCTCCTGGACCTCATCCCCATGAATGGACCTACGAGGAACAGTTCAAGCAG CTGTACGAGCTTGATGCAGACCCCAAGAGGAAGGAATTTCTGGATGACCTGTTTAGCTTCATGCAGAAGAGGG gGACGCCAGTGAACCGCGTGCCCATCATGGCGAAGCAGGTGCTGGACCTGTACGCGCTCTTTCGCCTGGTGACCGCCAAAGGTGGCCTGGTGGAAGTCATCAACCGCAAGGTGTGGCGGGAGGTCACGCGCGGCCTCAGCCtgcccaccaccatcacctcggCAGCCTTCACTCTACGCACCCA GTACATGAAGTACCTGTACCCCTACGAGTGCGAGACGCGGGCGCTCAGCTCCCCGGGGGAGCTCCAGGCAGCCATCGACAGCAACCGGCGCGAGGGCCGTCGTCAGGCTTATACCGCCGCCCCGCTGTACGGCTTAGCCGGCCCTACCCCTCGGGGACCTCCCGGCCAAATCTCCGCTCCTGCAGCCGCAGCGCCCGCGCCCACGcccagcccccgccctgcccccggcTCCGCCTCCGGCCTACCGGCGCACGCCTGCGCGCAGCTCAGCCGGAGCCCCATTAAGAAAG AGGAAAGTGGAATTCCAGCCCCTCGACTGGCACTGCCTGTGGGCCTGGCTTTGGGGCCTGCAAGGGAGAAATTGGCACCAGAGGAGCCCCCAGAGAAGAGGGCTGTGCTGATGGGGCACATGGATCCACCTCGACCTGGAGCTCCCCCCAGTTTCCTGCCCCGTGGCAAGGTTCCTCTGAGGG GTGTCCTGTTTGCCCGTCGCCAGCCTGTGCCAGCTTCCCAGGGCCCAACCAACCCTGCACCTCCTCTCCCTACAGGGCCCCCTTCCAGCACCTCACCCTGA
- the RPP25L gene encoding ribonuclease P protein subunit p25-like protein, with protein sequence MEHYRKAGSVELPAPSPMPQLPPDTLEMRVRDGSKIRNLLGLALGRLEGGSARHVVFSGSGRAAGKAVSCAEIVKRRVPGLHQLTKLRFLQTEDSWVPISPDTGLDPLTVRRHVPAVWVLLSRDPLDPNECGYQPPGAPPGLGPTSSSSCGPRPRRRVRDTWS encoded by the coding sequence ATGGAGCACTATCGGAAAGCTGGCTCTGTGGAACTCCCAGCACCTTCTCCAATGCCCCAGCTACCTCCTGATACCCTGGAGATGCGGGTCCGAGATGGCAGCAAAATCCGCAACCTTCTGGGGCTGGCACTGGGTCGATTGGAGGGTGGTAGTGCACGGCATGTGGTGTTCTCGGGTTCTGGCCGGGCCGCAGGGAAGGCGGTGAGCTGTGCTGAGATTGTCAAGCGACGTGTACCAGGCCTGCACCAGCTTACCAAGCTGCGCTTCCTGCAGACTGAAGATAGCTGGGTGCCAATCTCACCTGACACGGGCCTGGATCCCCTCACAGTGCGCCGCCATGTACCTGCAGTGTGGGTACTGCTTAGCCGGGACCCCCTAGACCCCAATGAATGTGGCTACCAGCCTCCAGGAGCACCCCCTGGCCTgggccccacatcgagctccagCTGTGGCCCACGACCCCGAAGAAGGGTTCGAGACACTTGGTCCTGA
- the DCTN3 gene encoding dynactin subunit 3, translating into MAAVTDVQRLQARVEELERWVYGSGGPRGSRKVADGLVKVQVALGNIASKRERVKILYKKIEDLIKYLDPEYIDRIAIPDASKLQFILAEEQFILSQIALLEQVEALVPMLDSAHIKAVPEHAARLQRLAQIHIQQQDQCVEITEASKALLEEYNKTTMLLSKQFVQWDELLCQLEAAKQVKPAEE; encoded by the exons ATGGCGGCTGTGACCGATGTGCAGCGGCTACAGGCCCGTGTGGAGGAACTGGAGCGCTGGGTGTACGGGTCGGGCGGGCCGCGCGGCTCGCGGAAG GTGGCTGATGGCCTAGTCAAGGTACAGGTGGCTTTGGGGAACATTgccagcaagagggagagggtgaagatTCTGTATAAAAAGA TTGAAGACCTGATCAAATACCTGGATCCTGAGTATATTGACCGCATTGCCATACCTGATGCCTCTAAGCTGCAGTTCATATTAGCAG AAGAACAGTTTATCTTATCCCAGATTGCACTCCTGGAGCAGGTGGAGGCCTTGGTGCCCATGCTGGACAGCGCTCACATCAAAG CCGTTCCTGAGCATGCTGCCCGCCTGCAGCGCTTGGCCCAGATCCACATCCAGCAGCAG GACCAGTGTGTGGAGATCACTGAAGCGTCCAAGGCTCTCCTGGAGGAATACAACAAGACT ACAATGCTTCTCTCCAAGCAATTTGTGCAGTGGGATGAACTGCTTTGCCAGCTAGAGGCCGCCAAGCAAGTGAAGCCAGCAGAGGAGTAA
- the SIGMAR1 gene encoding sigma non-opioid intracellular receptor 1 isoform X2 — protein sequence MQWAVGRRWAWAALLLAAAAVLAQVVWLWLGTQSFVFQREEIAQLARQYAGLDHELAFSRLIVELRRLHPGHVLPDEELQWVFVNAGGWMGAMCLLHASLSEYVLLFGTALGSRGHSGRYWAEISDTIISGTFHQWREGTTKSEVFYPGETVVHGPGEATAVEWGPNTWMVEYGRGVIPSTLAFALADTIFSTQDFLTLFYTLRAYARGLRLEFTTYLFGQDP from the exons ATGCAGTGGGCAGTGGGCCGGCGGTGGGCGTGGGCCGCGCTGCTCTTGGCTGCCGCAGCGGTGCTGGCCCAGGTGGTCTGGCTCTGGCTGGGCACGCAGAGCTTCGTCTTCCAGCGCGAAGAGATCGCGCAGCTGGCCCGGCAGTACGCGG GGCTGGACCACGAGCTGGCTTTCTCTCGGCTGATCGTGGAGCTACGGCGGCTGCACCCAGGCCACGTGTTGCCCGACGAGGAGCTGCAGTGGGTGTTCGTGAACGCGGGCGGCTGGATGGGCGCCATGTGCCTTCTGCACGCCTCGCTGTCCGAGTACGTGCTGCTCTTCGGCACCGCCCTGGGCTCTCGCGGCCACTCGG GGCGCTATTGGGCTGAGATCTCCGACACCATCATCTCTGGCACCTTCCACCAGTGGAGAGAGGGCACTACCAAAAGTGAGGTCTTCTACCCAG GAGAGACCGTGGTGCATGGGCCTGGTGAGGCAACAGCTGTGGAGTGGGGACCAAACACATGGATGGTGGAGTATGGCCGGGGTGTCATCCCATCTACCCTGGCCTTCGCGCTGGCTGACACGATCTTCAGCACCCAGGACTTCCTCACACTCTTCTATACTCTTCGAGCCTATGCCCGGGGCCTCCGGCTTGAGTTCACCACCTACCTCTTCGGCCAGGACCCCTGA